A genomic segment from Kallotenue papyrolyticum encodes:
- a CDS encoding ABC transporter substrate-binding protein, translating to MTHPRVRVLTLLLALLLPLLAACGGGGQTSASPSPAAEASPAPAASPEASPEALPEASPEVSPAAQASPQTSPAAVASPEATPAAGGALQQIDWSKIQVEDGATLRVTSWGDPSEQEINQQSFERFKKIFPNVTIQYEPVPQDYQTRVKADFAAGTNADVMYIDAALMTALGLNGQLLDLRPYMEQVGVSLDDYLGELAQIFVDGDKVYGLPKDQGALVLFVRNDLAEKAGIDPQSIKTWDDWKNAAQKMTADGNFGQCLSAEWQRVGALWEQTGVEYVQDGKINLTDPKIVAATQFWVDFYRNKTGTLPAEVGAQWCGQAFGQGKTAMAMEGGWMLPYLAKDFPEVEFTAIQIPTPADGQPGSLVYTNAWGAAANTKYPNAAAALALYLTSAENQKPIMETGFALPTVKALLDDPYFDQNPNAKVVAEAAGYAQPANLAFGDPTVYDDVINAINTQGIEPIFLGQADVQQALQQAQDAAQSVLDSAQ from the coding sequence ATGACCCACCCACGTGTACGAGTGCTAACCTTGCTGTTAGCCTTGCTGCTGCCGCTGCTGGCCGCCTGCGGCGGTGGCGGCCAGACCAGCGCCTCGCCGTCGCCCGCCGCCGAAGCCTCGCCGGCGCCGGCGGCCTCGCCGGAAGCCTCGCCGGAAGCTTTACCCGAAGCCTCACCGGAAGTCTCGCCCGCGGCTCAAGCTTCACCACAGACTTCGCCGGCCGCCGTGGCGTCGCCTGAAGCCACCCCTGCTGCCGGTGGCGCGCTACAACAGATCGACTGGAGCAAGATCCAGGTCGAAGACGGTGCGACCCTGCGCGTGACAAGCTGGGGCGATCCCTCGGAGCAAGAGATCAACCAGCAATCGTTTGAGCGCTTCAAGAAGATCTTCCCTAACGTCACGATCCAGTACGAGCCGGTGCCGCAGGACTACCAGACGCGCGTCAAGGCCGACTTTGCCGCCGGCACCAACGCCGATGTGATGTACATCGACGCGGCGCTCATGACCGCGCTGGGCCTCAACGGCCAGTTGCTCGATCTGCGGCCGTATATGGAGCAGGTCGGCGTCAGCCTCGACGACTACCTGGGCGAACTGGCGCAGATCTTCGTCGATGGCGACAAGGTCTATGGCCTGCCCAAGGACCAGGGCGCGCTGGTGCTCTTTGTGCGCAACGACCTGGCCGAGAAGGCCGGCATCGATCCCCAGAGCATCAAGACCTGGGACGATTGGAAGAACGCTGCCCAGAAGATGACCGCCGACGGCAACTTTGGGCAGTGCCTCTCGGCGGAATGGCAGCGTGTCGGCGCGCTGTGGGAGCAGACCGGCGTCGAGTACGTCCAGGACGGCAAGATCAACCTGACCGATCCCAAGATCGTCGCGGCGACCCAGTTCTGGGTGGACTTCTACCGCAACAAGACCGGCACGCTGCCGGCAGAGGTCGGCGCGCAGTGGTGCGGCCAGGCCTTCGGCCAGGGCAAGACCGCCATGGCCATGGAGGGCGGCTGGATGCTGCCGTACCTGGCTAAGGACTTCCCGGAGGTCGAGTTCACGGCGATTCAGATCCCAACACCGGCCGACGGCCAGCCGGGCTCGCTGGTCTATACCAACGCCTGGGGCGCGGCGGCCAATACCAAGTATCCCAACGCCGCGGCTGCGCTGGCGCTGTACCTGACCAGCGCCGAAAACCAGAAGCCGATCATGGAGACCGGCTTTGCGCTGCCCACCGTCAAGGCGCTGCTGGATGATCCCTACTTCGATCAGAATCCCAACGCCAAGGTAGTGGCCGAGGCCGCCGGCTATGCCCAGCCGGCCAACCTGGCCTTTGGCGATCCCACCGTCTATGACGACGTGATCAACGCGATCAACACCCAGGGCATCGAGCCGATCTTCCTGGGCCAGGCCGATGTCCAGCAGGCGCTGCAACAGGCGCAAGACGCCGCCCAGTCGGTGCTGGATAGCGCCCAGTAG
- a CDS encoding DUF624 domain-containing protein, with translation MTRDQAPFQPSPRRAPSVRVAFQTLWRTLRHAYDNLGTLLIASLLWYLGALLILPIGIVTAALYRVTRPMSEERAASWRSFFDYWRADLRWGTELTAVLIFGFTLLQVNAGFYAAAAWEPLRWLATVSLGLMLVWAGVALYAFPLALRQQQQRLTTTLRNAFVMAMANAPGTLLSLILLGLLVGVLLLLPPLFVFVPGVIALWGQENARLLLVTSGFLPPDEIADRGLLRQEQQAAADDPAARRARRHDPSRRL, from the coding sequence ATGACCAGAGATCAGGCGCCATTCCAGCCTTCGCCGCGGCGTGCGCCGTCGGTGCGCGTCGCTTTTCAAACGCTGTGGCGCACGCTGCGCCACGCCTACGACAACCTGGGAACCTTGCTGATCGCCAGCCTGCTGTGGTACCTGGGCGCGTTGCTGATCCTGCCGATCGGTATCGTGACGGCAGCGCTCTACCGCGTCACGCGCCCGATGAGCGAGGAGCGCGCCGCCAGTTGGCGCTCGTTCTTCGACTACTGGCGCGCCGACCTGCGCTGGGGTACGGAGCTGACGGCGGTACTGATCTTCGGCTTCACACTGCTGCAGGTCAATGCCGGCTTCTACGCCGCTGCCGCCTGGGAGCCGCTGCGTTGGCTGGCAACCGTGAGCCTGGGATTGATGCTGGTCTGGGCCGGTGTCGCGCTGTACGCCTTTCCGCTGGCGCTGCGCCAGCAGCAACAGCGGCTGACCACCACGCTGCGCAACGCGTTTGTGATGGCCATGGCCAACGCCCCGGGCACGCTGCTCTCCTTGATCCTGCTCGGCCTGCTGGTGGGGGTGTTGCTGTTGCTGCCGCCCTTGTTTGTCTTTGTGCCGGGCGTGATCGCGCTGTGGGGCCAGGAAAACGCGCGCCTGTTGCTGGTGACCTCCGGCTTTCTGCCGCCGGATGAGATCGCCGACCGTGGCCTGCTGCGGCAGGAGCAGCAAGCCGCCGCGGACGATCCGGCCGCGCGGCGTGCCCGCCGGCACGATCCCTCGCGCCGCCTGTAG
- a CDS encoding alpha-amylase family glycosyl hydrolase, whose amino-acid sequence MPDQLPPAHLLARYREPLLAHLTALYPPDQATTTLAALLQRLAAFLATYERRGDDRHPRLARLTARDAMLITYGDQVREPGRAPLATLHDWLRQHLGDAITCVHLLPFYPYSSDDGFAVIDYTRVDPNLGDWSDIERLSRAYRLMFDAVINHVSAQSAWFQAFLAGDPRYRDWFIVVDEPVDLSLVTRPRTHPLLTRFETAGGAHYVWTTFSADQIDLNFANPEVLLAILDVLLLYVARGASFLRLDAIGYLWKTIGTRCIHLPQTHRVVQLIRTVLDVVAPEVLLITETNVPHRDNISYFGDGRNEAQLVYQFPLAPLVLHAFHSGSTRYLQTWARELATPSAETAFFNFLASHDGIGVQPAIDILSPAELQALVHMTERHGGRVSYKTNSDGSLSAYELNITLMDALSDPATTPEAVAIERLLTANAIMLALAGLPGIYIHSLVGSHNDHEGLHRTGHNRAINRRKWQRQAIDAELAQPHSRAAQVLRRFLHLLRQRGTTPAFAPSAPQTVLDAPDGVFALLRATPDGSEAVVCLHNVTPRAQPVRVQPGAALEARPAVWRDLIGGVRMTPEADGTLAVELPPHAALWLWAGAGRED is encoded by the coding sequence ATGCCCGACCAGCTGCCACCCGCCCACCTGCTTGCGCGCTACCGCGAGCCGTTACTGGCACACCTGACGGCGCTCTACCCGCCGGATCAGGCCACGACGACGCTTGCAGCTCTGCTGCAACGCCTTGCCGCCTTCCTGGCGACCTACGAACGACGTGGCGACGACCGGCACCCTCGTCTGGCGCGACTCACCGCCCGCGACGCGATGCTGATCACCTATGGCGATCAGGTGCGCGAGCCGGGGCGCGCGCCGCTGGCCACGTTGCACGACTGGCTGCGCCAGCATCTGGGCGATGCCATCACCTGCGTCCACCTCCTGCCGTTCTACCCCTATTCCTCTGACGATGGCTTTGCGGTGATCGACTACACGCGCGTCGATCCCAACCTCGGCGACTGGAGCGACATCGAACGTCTGAGTCGCGCATACCGCCTCATGTTCGATGCCGTGATCAACCACGTCTCGGCGCAGAGTGCCTGGTTTCAGGCCTTTCTGGCCGGCGACCCGCGCTACCGCGACTGGTTCATCGTGGTGGATGAGCCGGTCGATCTGTCGCTGGTGACGCGCCCACGTACCCATCCGCTGCTCACACGCTTTGAAACCGCCGGCGGCGCGCACTACGTCTGGACGACCTTCAGCGCCGATCAGATCGACCTCAACTTCGCCAATCCCGAGGTGCTGCTGGCGATACTTGACGTGCTGCTGCTGTATGTCGCCCGGGGCGCCAGCTTTCTGCGCCTCGACGCCATCGGCTACCTGTGGAAGACGATCGGCACGCGCTGCATCCACCTGCCGCAGACTCACCGCGTGGTCCAGTTGATCCGCACCGTGCTGGACGTGGTCGCGCCCGAGGTGCTGCTGATCACCGAGACTAATGTGCCGCACCGCGACAACATCAGCTACTTCGGCGATGGCCGCAACGAGGCGCAACTGGTCTATCAGTTTCCGCTGGCGCCGCTGGTGCTGCACGCCTTTCACAGCGGCAGCACGCGCTACCTGCAGACCTGGGCGCGCGAGCTGGCAACGCCCTCCGCGGAAACAGCCTTTTTCAACTTTCTGGCCTCGCACGACGGCATCGGCGTGCAGCCGGCGATCGATATTCTGTCGCCCGCCGAGCTTCAAGCGCTGGTTCACATGACCGAGCGCCATGGCGGGCGCGTCTCCTACAAAACCAACAGCGATGGCTCGCTCAGCGCTTATGAATTGAACATCACGCTGATGGACGCGCTCTCCGATCCGGCTACCACGCCGGAAGCGGTCGCCATCGAGCGCTTGCTGACCGCCAACGCGATCATGCTGGCGCTGGCCGGCCTGCCGGGCATCTACATCCACAGCCTGGTCGGCTCGCACAACGATCACGAGGGCCTGCACCGTACCGGCCACAATCGGGCTATCAACCGCCGCAAATGGCAGCGCCAAGCGATCGATGCCGAGCTGGCGCAGCCGCACAGCCGCGCGGCGCAGGTGCTGCGGCGCTTCCTGCATCTGCTCCGGCAGCGCGGCACAACGCCGGCCTTTGCGCCGAGCGCGCCGCAGACGGTGCTCGACGCGCCCGATGGCGTGTTCGCGCTGCTGCGCGCCACACCGGACGGCAGCGAAGCGGTGGTCTGTCTGCACAACGTAACGCCACGCGCGCAACCGGTGCGCGTGCAGCCCGGCGCAGCGCTGGAAGCGCGTCCCGCGGTGTGGCGCGATCTGATCGGTGGTGTGCGCATGACGCCGGAGGCCGATGGCACGCTGGCGGTCGAACTTCCGCCGCATGCCGCGCTGTGGCTCTGGGCCGGCGCGGGTAGGGAAGACTGA
- a CDS encoding ABC transporter substrate-binding protein → MHCRRSISWVLLLALLLPLLAACGGGGQTSASPSPAAEASPAAEASPSPAASPSPEASPSPEASPSPEASPSPAASPSPEATAAAGAGPGPSTGRPSVDPAVIGEELANAYNGQYKGTTVTMMGPFVSPDAEKFEEAIRPFEELTGIDIQYEGTKEFESLINVRVEAGTPPDIADIPQPGLMASFARAGKVLDVRQFINEDWLKQNYNQGYLDTATVEGPNGPIMGGVFQRVNTKSLVWYPKDDWDEAGYQIPQTWDEMKQLMDEIVADGDTPWCIGIESGTATGWPATDWMEEIMLRTTSLENYDKWTRGELPFTDPVVKNAAKVMEEIWFNDQYVYGGRQYIVSTNFGDSVRPMFEEPPRCWLHKQGNFITSFFPEDAEPGVDYDFFYFPPIDPQYGKPVLFAGDLMVAFNDRPEVRAVMQYFTTFDSLKGWVATGGALSPHNDADLSAYGSDIERKIQQILNDADSVRFDGSDLMPGAVGAGTFWKAMTDWVSGSATLDQAMETAQQGWANVGQ, encoded by the coding sequence ATGCACTGTCGAAGAAGCATCAGCTGGGTATTGCTGCTGGCGCTGCTGCTGCCGCTACTGGCGGCCTGCGGCGGTGGTGGACAGACGAGTGCCTCGCCCTCGCCTGCAGCCGAAGCCTCACCGGCTGCTGAGGCTTCGCCCTCGCCCGCAGCTTCGCCCTCGCCGGAGGCTTCGCCTTCGCCGGAGGCTTCGCCCTCGCCAGAAGCTTCGCCCTCGCCCGCAGCTTCGCCTTCGCCGGAGGCGACCGCGGCTGCCGGAGCAGGCCCTGGCCCCTCGACCGGACGGCCCAGCGTCGATCCGGCGGTGATCGGTGAAGAGCTGGCCAACGCCTACAACGGCCAGTACAAGGGCACCACCGTCACGATGATGGGTCCCTTCGTCAGCCCCGACGCCGAGAAGTTCGAGGAGGCGATCCGCCCCTTTGAAGAGCTGACCGGCATCGACATCCAGTACGAGGGCACCAAAGAGTTCGAGTCGCTGATCAACGTGCGCGTCGAGGCCGGCACGCCGCCCGACATCGCCGACATCCCGCAGCCGGGCCTGATGGCCAGCTTCGCCCGCGCCGGCAAGGTGCTCGACGTGCGCCAGTTCATCAACGAGGACTGGCTCAAGCAGAACTACAACCAGGGCTACCTCGATACCGCGACGGTGGAAGGCCCCAACGGCCCGATCATGGGCGGTGTCTTCCAGCGCGTCAACACCAAGAGCCTGGTCTGGTATCCCAAGGATGACTGGGATGAGGCCGGTTACCAGATCCCGCAGACCTGGGACGAGATGAAGCAGCTCATGGATGAGATCGTCGCCGACGGCGATACGCCCTGGTGCATCGGCATCGAGTCGGGTACGGCTACCGGCTGGCCGGCGACCGACTGGATGGAAGAGATCATGCTGCGCACCACGTCGCTGGAGAACTACGACAAGTGGACGCGCGGTGAGCTGCCCTTCACCGACCCGGTGGTCAAGAACGCGGCCAAGGTCATGGAGGAGATCTGGTTCAACGACCAGTACGTCTATGGCGGGCGCCAGTACATCGTCAGCACCAACTTCGGCGACTCGGTGCGGCCTATGTTCGAGGAGCCGCCGCGCTGCTGGCTGCACAAGCAGGGCAACTTCATCACCAGCTTCTTCCCCGAAGATGCTGAGCCGGGTGTGGATTACGACTTCTTCTACTTCCCGCCGATCGATCCACAGTACGGCAAGCCGGTGCTCTTCGCGGGCGACCTGATGGTGGCCTTCAACGACCGGCCCGAGGTGCGCGCAGTGATGCAGTACTTCACCACCTTCGACTCGCTCAAGGGCTGGGTGGCCACCGGCGGCGCGCTCTCGCCGCACAACGACGCCGATCTCTCGGCCTACGGCAGCGACATCGAGCGCAAGATCCAGCAGATCCTGAACGATGCCGACAGCGTGCGCTTCGACGGCTCAGACCTGATGCCGGGCGCTGTGGGCGCGGGCACCTTCTGGAAGGCGATGACCGACTGGGTCAGCGGCTCGGCGACGCTGGATCAGGCCATGGAGACGGCACAGCAGGGCTGGGCTAACGTCGGGCAGTAG
- a CDS encoding carbohydrate ABC transporter permease: protein MQRTTEVESRSRTPAAGAPSLGRFLTALLGLIATLAVLWLGFVFLRSGSAPQLVVALVALAWGVGGVALLFTTANMLVESLGITWQRRIQPYVFVGPAALLLAAFLTIPALLTFYQSLFGARSNEFVGLANYAAVFTDRLMRQAFRNNLLWLLIGTSACVVLGLLIAVLADRSKFETIAKSIIFMPMAISFVGAGIIFKFIYAYAPPGEPQIGLLNAIVTALGGEPVAWLTSNQPWNNLWLILVVIWMYTGFGMVVFSAALKGVPDDILEAARVDGATEIQIFFQIIIPYIMGTIITVATTVAIFTLKIFDVVMVMTGGQYGTEVVATQFYRQFFSSRNFGYGAAIAIVLFIAVLPVMFYNLRQLRKQEGF from the coding sequence ATGCAACGAACGACCGAAGTGGAGTCGCGATCGCGAACGCCCGCTGCGGGAGCGCCATCCCTGGGACGCTTTTTGACCGCGCTGCTGGGGCTGATCGCCACGCTGGCCGTGCTCTGGCTGGGCTTCGTCTTTCTGCGCAGCGGCAGCGCGCCGCAACTGGTGGTGGCGCTGGTCGCGCTGGCCTGGGGCGTCGGCGGCGTGGCCTTGCTCTTCACCACCGCCAATATGCTGGTTGAGTCGCTGGGCATCACCTGGCAGCGGCGCATCCAGCCTTATGTCTTTGTCGGGCCGGCGGCGCTCTTGCTGGCCGCCTTCCTGACTATTCCGGCCTTGCTAACGTTCTACCAAAGCTTATTCGGCGCGCGCTCCAACGAGTTTGTGGGCCTGGCCAACTACGCCGCTGTATTTACCGACCGCCTGATGCGCCAGGCGTTTCGCAACAACCTGCTCTGGCTGCTGATCGGCACCAGCGCCTGTGTGGTGCTGGGCCTGCTGATCGCCGTGCTGGCCGATCGCAGCAAATTCGAGACGATCGCCAAGTCGATCATCTTCATGCCGATGGCGATCTCGTTCGTGGGCGCGGGCATCATCTTTAAGTTCATCTACGCCTATGCGCCGCCGGGCGAGCCGCAGATCGGCCTGCTCAATGCGATTGTGACAGCGTTGGGCGGCGAGCCGGTTGCCTGGCTGACCTCCAATCAACCCTGGAACAACCTGTGGCTGATCCTGGTGGTGATCTGGATGTACACCGGCTTCGGCATGGTCGTCTTCTCGGCGGCGCTCAAGGGCGTACCCGACGATATTCTGGAGGCGGCGCGCGTCGACGGCGCGACCGAGATCCAGATCTTTTTCCAGATCATCATTCCCTACATCATGGGCACGATCATCACCGTTGCCACCACCGTAGCGATCTTTACGCTGAAGATTTTCGACGTGGTGATGGTCATGACCGGTGGTCAGTACGGCACCGAGGTGGTGGCTACGCAGTTCTACCGTCAGTTCTTCTCCAGCCGCAACTTTGGCTATGGCGCGGCGATCGCAATTGTGTTGTTTATCGCCGTGCTGCCGGTGATGTTCTACAACCTGCGCCAGCTCCGTAAACAGGAGGGCTTCTGA
- a CDS encoding carbohydrate ABC transporter permease, translated as MAMQVERRPAATPRFEAAQRPATYYLDRVVRYTLLTLAGLIFMLPFILSFLGTFKSPAEITAYPPKFLPSEWRWQNWVDTWNVQIPTRSGVWPRWLLPLIPAALEDKIFPRWLFNSLWLALVKDGIQLFCSALAGYAFARISFPGKGLLFAFMIATMAIPAWITLIPGYVFYARIGWVDDYWPLIIPQIAPAFGIFLMTQFMKSIPHELEEAAYIDGASRFKTFWTVALPLTRPALITLAIIQFQGVWNDFIGPLLYLRSPEKMTLTVGLGFFQAQRRTDWAAILIGAMYNAIPILIIFFIFNRYYIEGASYSGLAGQ; from the coding sequence ATGGCAATGCAGGTTGAGCGCCGTCCGGCGGCAACGCCCCGCTTCGAAGCGGCGCAGCGGCCGGCAACCTACTACCTGGATCGCGTGGTGCGCTACACCTTGCTCACGCTGGCCGGCCTGATCTTTATGTTGCCCTTTATTCTCTCGTTCCTGGGGACTTTCAAAAGCCCGGCCGAGATCACGGCCTATCCGCCCAAGTTCCTGCCTTCGGAGTGGCGCTGGCAAAACTGGGTCGATACCTGGAACGTCCAGATTCCTACCCGTAGCGGTGTCTGGCCAAGGTGGCTATTGCCGCTGATCCCCGCGGCGCTGGAGGATAAGATCTTTCCACGCTGGCTGTTCAACAGCCTGTGGCTGGCGCTGGTCAAGGACGGGATTCAACTCTTCTGTTCGGCGCTGGCCGGCTATGCCTTTGCGCGCATCAGCTTCCCGGGCAAGGGCCTGCTCTTCGCCTTTATGATCGCCACCATGGCGATCCCGGCCTGGATCACGCTGATCCCCGGTTATGTGTTTTATGCGCGCATTGGCTGGGTGGACGATTACTGGCCGTTGATCATTCCGCAGATCGCGCCGGCCTTCGGCATCTTTCTGATGACGCAGTTCATGAAATCGATTCCGCATGAGCTGGAAGAGGCGGCCTATATCGACGGCGCGAGTCGTTTCAAAACCTTCTGGACTGTCGCGCTGCCGCTGACACGGCCGGCACTTATCACGCTGGCGATCATCCAGTTCCAGGGCGTCTGGAACGACTTCATCGGGCCGCTGCTGTACCTGCGCTCGCCGGAAAAGATGACGCTCACCGTCGGGCTGGGCTTTTTCCAGGCGCAGCGCCGCACCGACTGGGCAGCGATTCTGATTGGCGCGATGTACAACGCAATCCCGATCCTGATCATCTTTTTCATCTTCAACCGCTACTACATCGAGGGCGCGAGTTATAGCGGATTAGCGGGGCAGTAA
- a CDS encoding carbohydrate ABC transporter permease codes for MAVETVRRPVAPRPQRINRLKLQEWLTGYLFISPWLITTLIFTVGLLAYAFYTSLTNRRSAFDQEVQFIGLDNYIQALRNREFRIALANVFWYFLIVTTFQTIGAILLAVILNAPIAGQRFFRTMFYAPSVASSVVMSMIFLWLYIRTGFINYLLTLVLPGRVDVNWLANPNGLLEILFGWLGYQPQNRLLKGPSVTWMAIMAMNIYSTIPTFMIMFLAALQDIPRHLYEAASIDGAGKLRQFFSITLPLLRPTITLVVILGTISTFQVFDQVAIMTRGGPAQSTLVPTWLIYTKTLGTETRADASLAAAMAFILAAIIFVISYLQRRFIERGAERM; via the coding sequence ATGGCTGTCGAAACCGTTCGCCGTCCGGTCGCGCCCAGGCCCCAGCGCATCAACCGCCTGAAGCTCCAGGAGTGGCTGACCGGCTACCTGTTTATCTCGCCGTGGCTGATCACCACGCTGATCTTCACGGTAGGCCTGCTGGCCTACGCCTTCTACACCAGCCTCACCAACCGCCGCAGCGCCTTTGATCAGGAGGTGCAGTTCATCGGCCTGGACAACTACATCCAGGCGCTGCGCAACCGTGAGTTTCGCATCGCGCTGGCCAACGTCTTCTGGTATTTCCTGATCGTCACTACCTTCCAGACCATCGGCGCGATCCTGCTGGCGGTGATTCTCAACGCGCCGATCGCCGGCCAGCGCTTTTTCCGCACCATGTTCTATGCGCCGAGCGTGGCCTCCTCGGTGGTGATGTCGATGATCTTTCTCTGGCTCTACATCCGCACCGGCTTCATCAACTACCTGCTGACGCTGGTGTTGCCGGGACGCGTCGATGTCAACTGGCTGGCCAATCCCAACGGCTTACTGGAGATCCTCTTCGGCTGGCTGGGCTACCAGCCTCAGAATCGCTTGCTGAAGGGCCCCAGCGTCACCTGGATGGCGATTATGGCCATGAACATCTATTCCACGATCCCGACCTTTATGATCATGTTCTTGGCCGCGCTGCAGGATATCCCCAGGCACCTCTATGAGGCGGCATCGATCGATGGTGCCGGTAAGCTGCGCCAGTTCTTCTCGATCACCCTGCCGCTGTTGCGCCCGACGATCACGCTGGTGGTGATCCTGGGCACGATCTCGACCTTCCAGGTCTTCGACCAGGTAGCGATTATGACGCGCGGCGGTCCGGCGCAGTCCACGCTGGTGCCAACCTGGCTGATCTACACCAAAACGCTGGGCACCGAAACGCGCGCCGATGCGTCGCTGGCGGCGGCGATGGCCTTTATTCTGGCGGCGATCATCTTCGTGATCTCGTATCTGCAACGCCGCTTCATCGAGCGGGGCGCCGAGCGCATGTAG
- a CDS encoding carbohydrate ABC transporter permease, translated as MATLAQPSVARPRAASARRQRLINGLLVNGSLALLCVLWLIPTIGLLVSSFRPRDDILASGWWTVLPHRTYVTVDQIDLGRGTPLDQPIQLPQLGATVTDEQLRAGYVLPDGRKLVWDNRRQRLIGVQERQLVVGSNFTLANYREVLGSAGMGQAFITTLVVAIPSTVIPILIAAFAAHSFAWMRYPGRRLLFAMVVALLVVPLQVALIPILRAYTALNINGTYLAMWLAHTGFGLPLATYLLYNYISQLPRDIMESAYIDGASNFTIFTRLILPLSVPALASFAIFQFLWVWNDYLVALIFLGGNPYARVLTMRLADLAGSRGQDWHLLTAGAFISMIVPLIVFFSLQRYFVRGLLAGSVKG; from the coding sequence ATGGCCACGCTTGCCCAACCCTCGGTGGCGCGTCCGCGTGCGGCCAGCGCCCGGCGGCAGCGCCTGATCAACGGCCTACTGGTCAACGGCAGCCTGGCGCTGCTGTGCGTGCTGTGGCTGATCCCGACAATTGGGCTGCTGGTCTCCTCGTTCCGTCCGCGCGACGATATCCTGGCCAGCGGTTGGTGGACCGTGCTGCCGCATCGCACCTATGTCACCGTTGATCAGATCGACCTGGGACGCGGCACGCCGCTGGATCAGCCCATTCAGCTCCCGCAGCTCGGTGCGACAGTGACCGATGAGCAACTGCGCGCCGGCTATGTCCTGCCGGATGGGCGCAAGCTGGTGTGGGACAACCGCCGCCAGCGGCTGATCGGCGTCCAGGAGCGGCAGTTGGTGGTCGGCAGCAACTTCACACTGGCCAACTACCGCGAAGTGCTCGGCAGCGCCGGTATGGGACAGGCCTTCATCACCACGTTGGTAGTCGCCATCCCGTCAACGGTGATTCCGATCCTGATCGCGGCCTTTGCGGCGCATAGCTTTGCCTGGATGCGCTATCCGGGACGGCGCTTGCTGTTTGCGATGGTCGTTGCGCTGCTGGTGGTGCCGCTGCAGGTGGCGCTGATCCCGATCCTGCGGGCCTATACTGCGCTCAACATCAACGGTACCTATCTGGCGATGTGGCTGGCGCATACCGGCTTCGGCCTGCCGCTGGCGACCTATCTGCTCTACAACTACATCAGCCAGTTGCCGCGCGACATCATGGAGTCGGCCTATATCGACGGCGCCTCCAACTTCACGATCTTTACGCGTTTGATCTTGCCGCTGTCGGTGCCGGCGCTGGCCTCGTTCGCCATCTTCCAGTTCCTATGGGTCTGGAATGATTACCTGGTGGCATTGATCTTTCTGGGGGGGAATCCCTATGCCCGCGTGCTGACCATGCGTCTGGCCGATCTGGCCGGGTCGCGCGGTCAGGACTGGCACCTGCTGACTGCCGGCGCGTTTATCTCGATGATCGTGCCGCTGATCGTGTTCTTCTCGCTGCAACGCTACTTTGTGCGCGGCCTGCTGGCCGGTTCGGTCAAGGGCTAG